The following DNA comes from Sinorhizobium mexicanum.
TGGACCTTGGCAACACCCGGCGCATGTTCCTTGCCCGGCACATAGGCGGCAATGTCCAGAATACCGGGACGCGGCTGTGGGTTCTTTGAATCAAGGTTCATCGGATCGGCTTTCACGGGAGGAAATGTGGCAAAGCCAATAGCCGTGTGGAGGAATTTTGTCGAGTGCGGCAAGCCCACGCGGCTACAGCACCTTACAGCGCCGCGCGTCTTTGAGACCGCGAAGGTCGCTGTAGTTTGTCCTCAGATCGATTCCGATTTGAGGCATCATGCAGCAGCGGGCGGCCGGTTGCGCGTGCTCGGCACGCCATGCGGCGCCAGCACCGGAACAAAGACCCGGCGCGACGCTCGGACGGCAACCGGCAGGCCCTGATAGAGCCGCTTTTGTGCCTCCACGATGATCACACCGGAAAACACCGGCCAGAAAGACCGGCCGAACCGCTCCAGGCTGCGCCGCAGGCGGAGAACAATCTTGCGCTTCGACGGCGGAAAGAACAGCGCCTCGGAAGTGGCGCCGGGCGTGAAATTCGTCTCACGCAGAAGCGCCGTCAGCTGACCGCGCGAATAGGGCCGCCCCGAGCCGAAGGGCGTGTGCTCCATCCGCGCCCAGACACCGCGGCGATTTGGCACGACGATCACAAGCCGGCCGCCGGGTGCGAGAACCCGCCAGATTTCCTTCATTGTTTCGCGCGGGCTTTCGGCGAATTCCAATGAATGGACCATTAGCACG
Coding sequences within:
- a CDS encoding class I SAM-dependent methyltransferase, with product MLVMHTDIVDLRQFYHSELGRMAEHSVSMALSSIWARLPEERLVGLGYAVPYLERFRADTERTFAFMPAGQGAVNWPVAELSSTALVFDEELPLPDASIDRVLMVHSLEFAESPRETMKEIWRVLAPGGRLVIVVPNRRGVWARMEHTPFGSGRPYSRGQLTALLRETNFTPGATSEALFFPPSKRKIVLRLRRSLERFGRSFWPVFSGVIIVEAQKRLYQGLPVAVRASRRVFVPVLAPHGVPSTRNRPPAAA